From the Bacteroidia bacterium genome, one window contains:
- a CDS encoding carboxypeptidase-like regulatory domain-containing protein has product MKTLLTALCGLLFICAAEVHAQLSLAIQMDPRPSPYISDWRSNPNTIRFIVTNPTNADVQVRFYGYIEGDTRGRVAESNIDAPIPPVTIRPGTSMLNAVDANMLEDGAVAYSGPTREESRRSGRLPEDNFRLCVELRAYDPPWTALSPEACTRFDIRLLFPPTLIAPVNASDVTAAPTFQWSGVPLAIGEMAKYELTVIELDPGQTNVAQAMKTNIPLMQRSDLRVPVYQVMPSDPKFEEKHRYAWQVRAYDVNERFTFANDGVSEIWSFTYNPPVPPGFTDKTTKAQVKGKVSPPSSSAFSQLNTTPHLVSTAMARLRGRLLSTFNPSSVPKPRSLTISDAPVKPAGKGKSPVNESKAQQGTVKPAVQTGQKTPSAQAAQTLKVSQLPNVISLFGKKSLPMGGIHLSLYLHTRSVPVCGYWPFRVNGTYYPDKVLVATTTTTEDGSFEFVFFAKDSTGRIFKNVDIHCGGGEFVNTLKGDLYRYYTVEVNDPHLCSPEDEFAVQPLGNEDAGDLYSLVRSYAAKIHVVDKEVPDVSLSGMRVAVIRRNRPNDVPENEGTLDPPEPRPFPLSGEIIARGETDKDGILTIRDMVKNVGGSDYYDIMVANPEESVYWYASTVRTFKFGFLLNEKDEEGNTLTWDMATYNQDYDPDIMKATVKLAMTPKNPRIKGKVYRADNLIQPLKNAKVSLYRFSGILTKDRETVTNDSGGFVFDNLIPTSGSSYYFMKIERYGYKTRIEPVNLSTDPIKLPKGRQRTFAQIPLTPKLVVHGKIVDEFGRPVAATIRIGTGNDVHTIKKMKILPAQQSSTQLIASLVQQNPMVQSSSVASRLKYRPRPKLAKLNMPKVTFDEEFTTPAPTGLQYMYIMPDNIELYHPDTLMLFLPEGAEDLGDFTVYVKAHRLAVRAVTTPPSTQSPPGLKIQGAKKAGKQTKKQGQVGPSIAQAQARVNMIQAAQTPPAMLAVNQFLTIIPQYTWVIKDAVITVNGMEPDSVDADGVSYFVWFSPGDDAEIQVKGPPDSDYMEKTVQATVGDESIHWLEMSVPLLMGGRISGKVSVGTVAVQGARVRLFDNPAETEPLQTYTDAAGTYTLRGIAPGNHLFLAAKSKSQFIGDTASADIVAGKEATLDFELSTYNDMDITTLLGFPIEVSGLDSSSGQVRLSGSFVELPANAHFSPEDSSNGLPFTDVAVQPSSAANPNGIPYAEPATLPLVTPVNSWDITAFDVYKAEQHDNVQGLRVDRGDGRGEIRGAVRIKPSSFTFPGGSVELGVTHIALARSVGTSEGLVIPALTSDAGLPHDGPRGYHAVAEDGSALRFSLYDFDAVTDSARSYFHMDTVSLATTLHTNISNIEKSDLELDIGAIRVHHNAVEPIVSPQALDITLEGDWKIASKAWTLDNNGLTLDSGTVRAGYIGVPFKGLKIFPDAIAFGDFSLDKLLMSGVATINVTGKADFGFDPGTQHWSLAVGPKPGEETCGWMLPLSPMAPTDRIMFQNFYVQASGSKGFQMATGNHVTLGRVGSWVINQFIPKETFVQIAGSLDLGIPNLPIINQIATVGEEDGDIVLGLDPINETIAVNGVKIKFNTAKGQQNYDNNGLHAGVIVSEDGAFALHSILHRTPTKTHIVVNEGEEVQVGTEVKMTDVVGAMEVASNAWQLFWFEGDLQNKDQGGRLKFTVMGDIVANNQQIGVDKIETPFGDISLIYNFQEAQLEGTLHVEQDLDGTKIVGDATLLISGAGKGWYFFCGATFELPQPKVDGTAAFAVGHFKLTQKQLDQFAEYSYQNKGLPPQFHNFNGFFFEGTVMIPPPVFCPNFDFDFGLVSAYMICQVGANARFGMNFGPVDTYFIAIRGIGKLEAGVGMSVVIACAGVSAGILIEPNIEGMYQSDGTWYVLGDFPITLYGTTYAGWGICDSECDGALCDKSSASASITLGMKGYVGSDDKYFKFYFK; this is encoded by the coding sequence ATGAAAACTCTCTTGACGGCATTGTGCGGACTGCTGTTCATCTGCGCGGCGGAGGTGCACGCGCAGCTCAGTCTCGCGATACAAATGGATCCGCGTCCCTCTCCCTACATCTCGGATTGGCGCTCGAATCCCAATACGATTCGTTTCATCGTCACAAACCCCACCAACGCGGATGTGCAAGTCCGTTTTTATGGATATATCGAAGGCGACACCCGCGGCCGCGTCGCGGAAAGCAATATCGACGCCCCGATCCCTCCGGTGACCATTCGCCCCGGAACGAGCATGCTCAATGCCGTGGATGCCAACATGCTCGAAGACGGTGCCGTAGCGTATTCCGGTCCCACGCGCGAAGAAAGTCGCCGCAGTGGTCGTCTGCCGGAGGATAACTTTCGGTTGTGTGTGGAACTCCGCGCCTATGATCCTCCCTGGACCGCTCTTTCCCCCGAGGCCTGCACGCGTTTCGATATCCGCCTGCTGTTTCCTCCGACGCTGATCGCTCCGGTGAACGCGTCCGACGTGACCGCGGCACCGACGTTTCAATGGTCCGGTGTTCCGCTCGCTATCGGGGAGATGGCGAAGTACGAACTCACCGTGATCGAGCTCGACCCTGGTCAAACGAACGTCGCCCAGGCGATGAAAACCAATATTCCGTTGATGCAGCGGAGCGATCTGCGCGTACCCGTGTATCAGGTGATGCCTTCCGATCCGAAATTCGAGGAGAAGCATCGCTACGCATGGCAAGTGCGTGCCTACGATGTGAACGAGCGCTTCACCTTCGCAAACGACGGCGTGAGTGAAATCTGGTCCTTCACGTACAATCCTCCCGTTCCACCCGGTTTTACCGATAAGACCACCAAGGCGCAGGTCAAAGGAAAGGTCTCTCCGCCGTCATCCTCCGCGTTCAGCCAATTGAATACCACACCCCATCTCGTCTCCACGGCAATGGCCCGGTTGCGGGGGCGGCTGCTGAGCACCTTCAATCCTTCCTCCGTCCCCAAGCCCCGATCATTGACAATCAGCGATGCACCGGTGAAGCCGGCAGGGAAGGGAAAGTCTCCGGTGAACGAGAGTAAAGCGCAACAAGGGACCGTAAAACCCGCTGTACAGACAGGACAGAAGACGCCGTCGGCTCAGGCCGCGCAAACACTAAAGGTATCGCAACTGCCGAATGTCATCTCGCTCTTCGGGAAAAAAAGCCTCCCGATGGGCGGTATTCATCTGAGTCTGTACCTGCACACACGTTCCGTGCCCGTATGCGGGTACTGGCCCTTCCGTGTGAATGGGACGTACTACCCGGACAAAGTGCTGGTAGCGACAACGACAACGACTGAGGACGGCAGTTTCGAATTTGTCTTCTTCGCCAAAGACTCCACGGGCCGGATCTTCAAAAACGTGGATATCCATTGCGGCGGCGGTGAATTCGTCAACACTCTCAAAGGCGATCTCTATCGGTACTATACCGTGGAAGTAAACGACCCGCATCTCTGCAGTCCGGAGGACGAATTCGCCGTGCAGCCCCTCGGGAACGAGGACGCCGGCGATCTGTACTCGCTGGTTCGCTCGTACGCCGCGAAAATCCATGTCGTGGACAAGGAGGTGCCGGACGTGAGTCTCTCCGGCATGCGCGTGGCCGTGATACGCAGGAACAGGCCCAATGATGTGCCGGAAAACGAAGGCACGCTCGATCCGCCCGAACCAAGACCGTTTCCGCTTTCCGGCGAGATAATCGCACGAGGTGAGACGGACAAAGACGGTATCCTCACGATCCGCGATATGGTGAAAAACGTCGGTGGATCGGATTATTACGACATCATGGTTGCGAATCCCGAAGAAAGCGTGTACTGGTACGCGTCGACGGTACGCACGTTCAAGTTCGGCTTTCTCCTGAATGAAAAAGATGAAGAGGGGAATACCCTCACCTGGGACATGGCGACCTACAATCAGGACTACGACCCCGATATCATGAAGGCGACGGTTAAACTCGCCATGACGCCGAAGAACCCGAGAATCAAAGGCAAGGTGTACCGTGCGGACAATCTGATCCAACCGCTGAAGAACGCGAAAGTCTCCCTGTACAGATTCAGCGGGATACTCACCAAGGACCGTGAGACCGTGACCAACGATTCCGGCGGCTTTGTGTTCGATAATCTCATTCCGACCAGTGGCAGCAGCTACTACTTCATGAAAATCGAGCGCTACGGGTACAAGACACGAATCGAACCGGTGAATCTCTCGACGGATCCCATCAAACTGCCGAAAGGCCGGCAACGCACCTTCGCGCAAATCCCTCTGACGCCGAAACTGGTCGTGCATGGAAAAATCGTCGATGAATTCGGCAGACCCGTCGCGGCCACGATTCGCATCGGTACGGGCAACGACGTGCACACCATCAAGAAAATGAAAATCCTTCCAGCCCAGCAAAGCAGTACGCAGCTTATTGCCTCACTCGTTCAACAAAACCCGATGGTGCAGTCTTCCTCGGTTGCGAGCAGGCTGAAGTACCGACCGCGGCCGAAACTGGCGAAGCTGAACATGCCGAAGGTGACCTTCGATGAAGAATTCACCACACCCGCGCCGACCGGTCTTCAATACATGTACATCATGCCGGATAATATCGAGCTGTACCACCCGGACACGCTGATGCTGTTCCTGCCCGAGGGTGCGGAGGACCTCGGCGACTTTACGGTGTATGTCAAAGCGCACCGGCTTGCCGTCCGGGCCGTGACCACTCCGCCCAGCACGCAGAGCCCGCCCGGGTTAAAGATCCAGGGTGCGAAGAAGGCGGGCAAGCAGACGAAAAAACAGGGGCAGGTCGGACCGTCCATCGCTCAGGCGCAGGCCCGGGTGAATATGATACAAGCCGCACAGACCCCACCCGCGATGCTGGCGGTGAATCAGTTCCTGACGATTATCCCGCAATATACCTGGGTGATCAAAGACGCCGTCATCACCGTCAACGGCATGGAACCCGACTCGGTGGATGCCGATGGTGTGTCGTATTTCGTGTGGTTCTCCCCCGGCGACGATGCCGAGATCCAGGTCAAAGGTCCGCCCGACAGCGATTACATGGAAAAAACGGTGCAGGCAACGGTAGGAGACGAGAGCATTCATTGGCTGGAGATGAGCGTCCCGCTGCTCATGGGCGGTCGCATCAGCGGGAAGGTATCCGTGGGCACTGTCGCGGTTCAGGGCGCGCGTGTGCGATTGTTCGACAATCCGGCGGAAACGGAACCGCTGCAAACCTACACCGACGCCGCCGGCACCTACACGTTGCGCGGCATCGCTCCCGGAAATCACCTATTCCTCGCTGCGAAATCCAAGAGTCAGTTCATCGGTGATACGGCTTCGGCCGATATCGTCGCCGGAAAGGAGGCAACTCTCGATTTCGAGCTGAGTACCTACAACGACATGGATATCACCACGCTGCTCGGCTTCCCCATCGAGGTGTCGGGACTCGATTCCAGTTCCGGCCAAGTCCGCCTGTCCGGAAGCTTCGTCGAACTACCGGCCAACGCGCATTTTTCTCCGGAGGACAGCAGCAACGGCCTGCCATTCACGGACGTTGCGGTGCAGCCATCGTCCGCCGCCAACCCGAACGGCATTCCCTACGCGGAGCCCGCGACGCTGCCGCTCGTCACGCCGGTGAACTCCTGGGATATCACTGCCTTCGATGTGTACAAGGCCGAGCAACACGACAATGTGCAGGGCTTGCGGGTGGACCGCGGGGACGGGCGTGGTGAAATTCGCGGTGCGGTGCGCATCAAACCTTCCTCCTTCACCTTCCCGGGCGGTTCTGTGGAGTTGGGTGTCACACACATTGCCCTCGCACGCTCCGTCGGTACGTCCGAGGGACTGGTCATTCCCGCGTTGACATCCGATGCCGGTCTGCCGCATGACGGCCCGCGTGGCTATCACGCTGTGGCAGAGGATGGATCGGCGTTACGCTTCAGTCTCTACGACTTCGACGCAGTGACGGACTCCGCACGAAGTTACTTCCACATGGATACGGTATCGCTCGCAACGACGCTGCACACGAATATCAGCAACATCGAGAAATCCGATCTGGAGCTCGACATCGGTGCGATCCGCGTCCATCACAATGCGGTGGAGCCCATCGTTTCGCCGCAGGCACTCGACATCACACTCGAAGGCGACTGGAAAATTGCCAGCAAGGCCTGGACGCTGGACAATAACGGTCTCACGCTGGACAGCGGCACGGTACGCGCCGGGTACATCGGCGTCCCGTTCAAGGGTCTGAAGATTTTTCCGGACGCCATTGCCTTCGGAGATTTCAGTCTGGATAAACTGCTGATGTCGGGGGTCGCGACCATCAACGTCACCGGCAAGGCGGACTTCGGCTTCGATCCCGGCACGCAGCACTGGTCTCTGGCTGTCGGTCCCAAGCCCGGCGAGGAAACCTGCGGATGGATGCTGCCGCTCTCGCCGATGGCTCCCACGGACAGGATTATGTTCCAGAACTTCTATGTGCAGGCGAGCGGCTCCAAGGGCTTCCAGATGGCGACCGGCAATCACGTCACGCTTGGCAGAGTCGGCTCGTGGGTCATCAACCAGTTCATTCCGAAAGAGACCTTCGTCCAGATCGCGGGTTCGCTCGATCTGGGCATTCCCAATCTCCCCATCATCAACCAGATCGCTACCGTTGGCGAAGAGGATGGAGACATCGTGCTTGGTCTGGATCCCATCAACGAGACCATCGCCGTCAATGGTGTCAAAATCAAGTTCAACACTGCGAAAGGGCAGCAGAATTACGACAACAATGGTTTGCATGCGGGAGTCATTGTGTCGGAGGACGGCGCTTTCGCTTTGCATTCGATACTGCATCGTACACCGACGAAAACCCACATCGTGGTGAACGAAGGTGAAGAGGTCCAGGTCGGCACCGAGGTTAAAATGACCGACGTTGTGGGAGCGATGGAAGTGGCGAGCAACGCGTGGCAGCTGTTCTGGTTCGAAGGCGACCTGCAGAACAAAGATCAGGGCGGACGGCTCAAATTCACGGTCATGGGGGACATCGTCGCGAACAATCAGCAGATCGGCGTGGATAAAATCGAAACACCGTTCGGCGATATCTCTCTCATTTACAATTTCCAGGAGGCGCAGCTCGAAGGGACCCTGCATGTGGAGCAGGATCTCGACGGCACAAAGATCGTAGGTGATGCAACGCTGCTCATCAGCGGCGCGGGCAAGGGCTGGTACTTCTTCTGTGGTGCGACGTTCGAACTGCCGCAACCCAAGGTGGACGGCACGGCGGCCTTCGCCGTCGGACATTTCAAACTGACGCAGAAGCAGCTCGATCAATTCGCAGAGTACTCGTATCAGAACAAGGGGCTGCCGCCGCAGTTCCACAACTTCAACGGTTTCTTCTTTGAAGGTACCGTGATGATACCGCCGCCGGTATTCTGTCCGAATTTCGATTTCGATTTCGGTCTCGTATCGGCGTACATGATTTGCCAGGTGGGCGCCAACGCGCGCTTCGGCATGAATTTCGGACCGGTGGATACGTATTTCATCGCCATCCGCGGTATAGGCAAACTGGAAGCCGGCGTGGGCATGTCGGTCGTGATCGCCTGCGCCGGGGTGTCGGCCGGAATACTGATCGAGCCCAATATCGAGGGCATGTATCAATCCGACGGCACGTGGTACGTGCTCGGGGATTTCCCCATTACCCTCTACGGTACCACATATGCGGGCTGGGGCATCTGCGACAGCGAATGCGACGGCGCACTGTGCGACAAGTCCTCCGCGAGCGCCAGCATCACCCTCGGCATGAAGGGGTATGTTGGTTCGGACGACAAGTACTTCAAATTCTATTTCAAGTAG